In Cydia pomonella isolate Wapato2018A chromosome 1, ilCydPomo1, whole genome shotgun sequence, one genomic interval encodes:
- the LOC133521251 gene encoding diuretic hormone 41 isoform X3: MMWWAIWCAAVVAGAAAAPAGDALAPLALDLPQIDSLTPDDESLSYAGPVGRYAASAPLVYLLPDVPRDAQVTSVRVRRDFTVNPAVELLTDAYSDKARRQHITRANRELLKCIGKRDPWSGPEDCFQKTFGK, translated from the exons ATG ATGTGGTGGGCAATATGGTGCGCTGCAGTGGTGGCCGGAGCGGCAGCGGCGCCAGCCGGCGACGCGCTAGCGCCCCTCGCGCTCGACCTGCCACAGATAGATTCTCTCACACCTGACGAC GAGAGCTTGAGCTACGCGGGGCCGGTAGGCCGCTACGCTGCGTCCGCGCCGCTGGTCTACCTACTTCCCGACGTGCCCCGCGACGCGCAG GTGACAAGTGTGCGCGTGCGCCGCGACTTCACCGTGAACCCGGCCGTGGAGCTCCTGACTGACGCCTACTCCGACAAGGCGCGGCGCCAACACATCACGCGCGCAAACAGGGAACTCCTTAAATGCATAGGCAAGCGAG ACCCCTGGAGTGGTCCTGAAGATTGCTTTCAGAAAACATTTGGAAAGTAA